A region from the Dioscorea cayenensis subsp. rotundata cultivar TDr96_F1 unplaced genomic scaffold, TDr96_F1_v2_PseudoChromosome.rev07_lg8_w22 25.fasta BLBR01000115.1, whole genome shotgun sequence genome encodes:
- the LOC120253569 gene encoding heptahelical transmembrane protein ADIPOR1-like, with product MKNTSKKKNKEHKNKKKKKSNNNNNNNNNMKHEKIYKLLRFEELPEYMKENEFILDHYRAEWPIKQAVGSIFSWHNETVNVWTHLLGFFLFLALTLVHLRDVPQVANLLDHFSWYIPSNAVENSSYNQGKLFYVTSSLVQQNPMHTTTTTATTTKTQRWPFFIFLTGSMFCLLSSSACHLFSCHSRRLNLFLIRFDYAGIAVMIVTSFFPPIYYIFQCDTHWQLLYLSSISLLGLLTVANLFSPHLSTPKFRSYRASLFAAMAFSGIIPAIHAAVVNWNEPKRNITLAYELAMALFYVVGTLFYVSRVPERWKPGLFDVVGQSHQIFHVFVIAGALAHYAAALVFLEYRDAVGCFHDQR from the exons ATGAAGAACACAtctaagaagaaaaacaaagagcacaagaacaagaagaagaagaagagcaacaacaacaacaacaacaacaacaacatgaagcatgaaaaaatatataaacttttGAGGTTTGAAGAGCTTCCTGAATACATGAAGGAGAATGAGTTCATTCTTGATCACTACCGTGCCGAGTGGCCGATAAAACAAGCTGTGGGCAGCATTTTTTCTTGGCACAATGAGACTGTTAATGTTTGGAC GCATTTGCTTGGCTTTTTTTTGTTCTTGGCGTTGACATTAGTTCATCTTCGAGATGTTCCACAAGTTGCTAATCTTCTTGATCATTTCTCATG GTATATCCCATCAAATGCGGTAGAGAATTCATCATACAATCAAGGGAAACTCTTCTAT GTTACCTCATCACTAGTACAACAAAACCCCATGCATACCACAACAACAActgcaacaacaacaaagacacAAAGGTGGCcattcttcatcttcctcaCAGGCTCAATGTTCTGCCTCCTCTCCAGCTCAGCCTGCCACCTTTTCAGCTGCCATTCTCGCCGTCTCAACCTCTTCCTCATCCGCTTCGATTACGCCGGCATTGCCGTCATGATCGTCACCTCCTTCTTCCCCCCAATCTACTACATCTTCCAATGTGACACTCACTGGCAACTCCTCTACCTCTCCTCCATTTCCCTCTTAGGCCTCCTCACCGTCGCTAACCTCTTCTCCCCTCACCTCTCCACCCCTAAATTCCGGTCTTACCGAGCTTCCCTCTTCGCCGCCATGGCTTTCTCTGGCATTATCCCTGCAATACATGCAGCTGTGGTTAATTGGAATGAGCCCAAGAGGAACATCACCTTGGCTTATGAGTTGGCAATGGCTTTGTTCTATGTGGTTGGGACCTTGTTTTATGTGAGTAGAGTTCCTGAGAGATGGAAGCCAGGTTTGTTTGATGTTGTTGGACAAAGCCATCAGATATTTCATGTGTTTGTGATTGCTGGTGCTTTGGCTCATTATGCTGCTgctcttgtcttcttggaataCCGTGATGCTGTTGGATGTTTTCATGATCAGAggtga
- the LOC120253565 gene encoding probable glycosyltransferase At5g20260, with the protein MGEIEEDLARVRASIRRAVLLRKCTPGKLRDHHDFVIPSEGSLSIYRNVYAFYQSYIEMEKRFKIWTYKEGEPPIMHGGPEASIYAIEGHFMSEMEDKRNPYAAKNPNEAHVFLFPFSVANIVRYLYKDGLLNFWDILRSPISDYITVISNKYPFWNRSLGADHFMVSCHDWGPYLSGANEELYDKSIRVLCNANKSEGFKPEKDVTLPEVNLPDGFLSNATTKPSSTSRSILAFFAGGAHGFIREYLMHQWQSKDKDLLVYEYLPKNLNYIEFMAKSKYCLCPSGYEVASPRIVESIFMGCVPVIISVNYSLPFSDVLDWSKFSVEIQVEKIPEIKRILEEIPVDKFKELQEGVEQAQKHFVLHRPAKRFDLLSMVFHSIWLRRLNLRLPY; encoded by the exons ATGGGTGAAATAGAAGAGGATCTTGCAAGAGTGAGGGCATCTATTAGGAGAGCTGTTCTTTTACGTAAATGCACTCCTGGCAAATTGAGGGATCATCATGACTTTGTTATACCTAGTGAGGGTTCTCTTTCCATATACCGGAATGTCTATGCCTTCTATCA GAGCTACATAGAGATGGAGAAGAGATTCAAGATATGGACATACAAAGAAGGAGAGCCCCCTATAATGCATGGTGGACCAGAAGCAAGCATATATGCAATTGAAGGACACTTCATGAGTGAAATGGAGGACAAGAGGAACCCTTATGCAGCTAAGAACCCTAATGAAGCTCATGTGTTCCTCTTTCCCTTCAGTGTGGCAAACATAGTGAGGTACCTTTATAAGGATGGCCTTCTGAACTTTTGGGACATTCTTAGGAGTCCTATCTCAGACTACATCACTGTTATTTCAAACAAGTATCCCTTTTGGAATAGATCTCTTGGTGCTGATCATTTCATGGTTTCTTGCCATGATTGG ggTCCTTATCTATCAGGTGCAAATGAAGAGCTGTATGACAAATCCATAAGAGTTCTATGCAATGCTAATAAGTCAGAAGGTTTCAAACCAGAGAAAGATGTGACACTCCCGGAGGTAAACCTACCTGATGGCTTTTTATCAAATGCCACCACAAAGCCTTCCTCCACATCAAGGTCCATCCTTGCATTCTTTGCAGGTGGTGCTCATGGTTTCATCAGAGAGTACTTAATGCACCAATGGCAATCAAAAGATAAAGACCTTTTAGTCTATGAATACCTCCCAAAGAACCTTAACTACATTGAGTTCATGGCCAAATCTAAGTACTGTTTGTGTCCAAGTGGTTATGAAGTTGCAAGTCCTAGGATTGTGGAGTCTATTTTCATGGGATGTGTTCCTGTGATTATTTCTGTTAATTATTCACTTCCTTTCAGTGATGTGCTTGATTGGAGTAAGTTTTCTGTGGAGATTCAGGTGGAGAAGATTCCTGAGATTAAGAGAATCTTGGAAGAGATTCCAGTGGATAAGTTTAAGGAATTGCAAGAAGGAGTGGAGCAAGCTCAGAAGCATTTTGTGCTACATAGGCCTGCCAAGAGATTTGATTTGTTGAGTATGGTTTTTCATTCTATTTGGTTGAGGAGGCTTAATTTGAGGCTTCCTTATTGA